The proteins below come from a single Eucalyptus grandis isolate ANBG69807.140 chromosome 3, ASM1654582v1, whole genome shotgun sequence genomic window:
- the LOC104437566 gene encoding phospholipase D Z — protein sequence MKLRRPPPPLLAALTLVAVANLSAPAVSAGSPRCKAWLVQSIPTDMPLLRRVPGVLSTADVLRWLAGNSTKKLDIIAYYWQLNARPDDPTSGDYGYSQSDMLRLGADLGRGVYKAIEDAADRNVTIRLLHHSGAPPDYDREPNDLASGRTNVKSVTLLLAKWWGSGIIHAKVWISNNQDVYIGSANNDWKALSQVKELGIYLVNCPKIAKKVESYNDNLWKLSSLDASAYTKNVWDQQWQITRKVPCWSHFLEPDERCKSPLPRSVEVPHVAGYPVLSHPHMFRLPLDTPGRNHTSSQYQHSYLSFAPPELSFGKYQADEQAWVDTIKSVGSGGTVRISTMDWLGQSQYIDQTVYWSSLSSAVSEVVFSKHAKVKILVAYWTHSINNTDVYLKSLLYSNVLCSSSKYNNCSGKVEIKYYMVPGFNATGAAISNGTSTGNKYPGRTRVNHGKYVVSDVRAHMGTSNLLWDYFYTTAGVSFGTYDQHIVSQLQEVFDAD from the exons ATGAAGCTTCGTCGCCCTCCGCCTCCTCTTCTGGCCGCTCTGACGCTCGTCGCAGTAGCCAACCTCTCTGCCCCCGCTGTCTCGGCTGGCTCGCCTCGCTGCAAGGCGTGGCTCGTCCAGTCCATCCCCACCGACATGCCCCTCCTCCGCCGCGTCCCCGGCGTCCTCTCCACCG CGGATGTGCTGCGGTGGTTGGCGGGAAACTCGACGAAGAAGCTGGACATCATAGCATACTATTGGCAGCTGAATGCTCGTCCTGATGATCCTACCTCCGGCGATTATGGTTACTCTCAGTCTGACATGCTCCGACTTGGGGCCGATTTGGGTCGCGGTGTTTACAAAGCCATTGAAGATGCCGCCGATCGGAATGTCACTATTAG GCTTTTACATCACTCAGGAGCGCCTCCTGACTATGACAGAGAACCAAATGACCTTGCTTCAGGAAGGACAAACGTCAAGTCTGTAACTCTGTTACTTGCCAAATGGTGGGGATCAGGCATAATTCATGCGAAAGTGTGGATATCAAATAATCAAGATGTTTATATTGGATCTGCAAACAACGATTGGAAGGCCCTTTCTCAG GTGAAGGAACTTGGAATATACCTTGTTAATTGTCCCAAAATAGCAAAGAAGGTTGAATCCTACAATGACAATCTGTGGAAACTTTCCTCTCTCGATGCTTCAGCTTACACAAAGAATGTCTGGGATCAACAATGGCAGATCACCAGAAAAGTTCCCTGTTGGTCACATTTCCTTGAACCTGACGAGCGATGCAA GTCACCTCTTCCTCGATCTGTGGAGGTTCCTCATGTAGCAGGCTATCCAGTCCTGTCACATCCTCACATGTTTCGGCTTCCATTAGATACTCCTGGACGTAATCACACGTCTTCACAATATCAACATAGCTATCTTTCTTTTGCTCCTCCAGAG CTGTCATTTGGCAAGTACCAGGCTGACGAGCAGGCATGGGTCGACACAATAAAATCAGTTGGAAGTGGAGGCACCGTTAGGATCAGCACAATGGATTGGCTTGGTCAATCACAATATATTGACCAAACTGTTTATTGGTCATCCCTTTCTTCTGCTGTGTCAGAG GTTGTCTTTTCCAAGCATGCCAAAGTGAAGATATTGGTAGCATATTGGACACATTCAATAAACAACACTGACGTTTACCTGAAATCTCTCCTCTATTCCAATGTCCTTTGCTCCTCTTCAAAGTACAACAATTGTTCTGGCAAAGTTGAGATCAAGTACTACATGGTGCCGGGTTTTAACGCGACTGGAGCTGCGATCAGCAATGGGACCAGCACTGGGAATAAGTATCCTGGTCGCACTCGGGTCAACCATGGGAAGTATGTTGTCAg